The genome window GAAGCGAAGAATCTTTCTATTGATGAAAACAAGATCCTTCGTTTCACTCAGGAGGACAAACCAAAAAAAAATCTCATCGCGCTTTGTCCCACGGCTCGACACAAAACAAAAATGTGGTTGAAAGAAAATTTTATCCAACTTGCGAATGTATTGATTGAACAACACAATGCATTTATTGTAATTCTCGCTGCGCCAAATGAAATTGATTATTGTGAGTCAATCAAATCAGAAATCAGTAATCAAAAATCTGTAATCAATCTCGCCGGCAAAATTTCTCTTCTCGAAACTGCGGCATTAATGGATTTGTGTAATGTTGTTGTTACGAACGATTCTGCAAATCTTCATATTGCATCAGCGAGAAAGAAAAATGTCGTTGCAATCTTTGGTTCGTCGGTGGAAGAGTTTGGATTTTTTCCGTATCGAACAAACGCAAAAGCGTTGCAAGTTAAAAATCTCGAATGTCGTCCGTGTTCGCATATCGGTTTGGAACATTGCCCGAAGGCACATTTTCGTTGTATGAAAGAAATTTCTGTTGAAATGGTTGTGAATGTTGTGAAGGAAATGTTGGAATGACAAGAATGATGAAAATTTTCTACAACATATTTATCATTCCATTACTCTGGTTTGCGTTTC of Ignavibacteria bacterium contains these proteins:
- the waaF gene encoding lipopolysaccharide heptosyltransferase II → MNILVLRLSSLGDVILTSPVYRLLRKKFPSARIDVLVKKEFADVLRYNPNINTIIEFGSPRELSLRIIRNALKLRNYDVVIDLHNSLRTRLLRFGVAQQTFVIDKDVWKRFLLVKFKANLFEKKISIPEKYIRTLLPLGIKNDDEGSEIYFPNEVKQTLNSVILSEAKNLSIDENKILRFTQEDKPKKNLIALCPTARHKTKMWLKENFIQLANVLIEQHNAFIVILAAPNEIDYCESIKSEISNQKSVINLAGKISLLETAALMDLCNVVVTNDSANLHIASARKKNVVAIFGSSVEEFGFFPYRTNAKALQVKNLECRPCSHIGLEHCPKAHFRCMKEISVEMVVNVVKEMLE